In one Pseudomonas sp. 31-12 genomic region, the following are encoded:
- the dksA gene encoding RNA polymerase-binding protein DksA, which yields MPTQAKQQNTSISGFEPYKEVKGEEYMGKPMRAHFTKILNKWKQDLMQEVDRTVDHMKDEAANFPDPADRASQEEEFSLELRARDRERKLIKKIDKTLQLIEDEEYGWCESCGVEIGVKRLEARPTADMCVDCKTLAEIKEKQVGK from the coding sequence ATGCCCACCCAAGCAAAGCAGCAAAATACGTCGATCAGCGGCTTCGAACCCTACAAAGAAGTAAAGGGCGAGGAGTACATGGGCAAACCCATGCGCGCTCACTTCACCAAGATCCTGAATAAGTGGAAACAGGACTTGATGCAGGAAGTCGACCGTACGGTTGATCACATGAAAGACGAAGCGGCCAATTTCCCGGACCCGGCAGACCGTGCCAGCCAGGAAGAAGAGTTCAGCCTTGAACTGCGAGCCCGCGACCGCGAGCGCAAGTTGATCAAGAAGATCGACAAGACGCTGCAGCTGATCGAAGACGAAGAATATGGCTGGTGCGAGTCCTGCGGCGTCGAGATCGGCGTCAAGCGACTGGAAGCCCGTCCTACCGCCGACATGTGCGTTGACTGCAAGACCCTGGCGGAAATCAAGGAAAAGCAAGTCGGCAAGTAA